CACATTTACCATGTGCGGCACGGCCTCAACAACAACCCCGTCGATCTCCAATCCAGCCCCGTCGTCATCACATAACGCCAAGCCAAATTCAGCCATCGTCACACTTGCGGCCAGGCGAACTGTGTCGCCCTTTCGGGGATTTATGACTGGCAATCCTTTAAGTAACTTTCAAACATATTGATTACTTGATTGTAAGGGCTTTCCTCTTGAAAAACATTGAAGTGTGCAGTCACTCTTTTCAGTGGATCTTCAAGCATGTAAGTGACAATCCATTGGGAATCTTTGCTCTGGTCTAGGTATTTCAGCAGAAGTTTAGCTCTCCTTGTAGCTTCCTCCGCGCATCGTCTTGCTCTGTCTATGTCAACTGAGTTTCTTTGATAGTTTCTTCGATGACGAGGGGGCAAGCCCAAGCAACTAAAAATTATTCTAAAAAACTTGTTGACGTAGAAATTCCGATATGGACCTTGGTACGTGCCTTTGTATGGACCTTGGTAATCAATAACATTGTTCAGAGAAGATAAAATCGCATTTCGACCCTCCTGGTGGTGCAAGATTAACTCTCTAATGATTCTGAATTCTTTGCCTAGGGGGTGTTTCTTCAGCATTTGATTCACATATGGGCGAACAAAATTCATGTGGCAGTCATCCAATGCTTCAGCCCATTGTTTCGCAGCTGTCACCACACCCGCGGGCCCCTGCCGGTCTTCCACTTGGCCCGCCACCACTGCACCCCATATCGCGCTGCATCCAATGAGTGATTGGCGCAACCGTCAGCAATCCTCTCCACATCCCGTGGATGTCTCGGCAACGTCGGCCATGTAGCCATCAACCCCTCACATGCCTTGGTCCACAACAGCCATGGCGTTTCAGGGTCACGGCCAGCGGCCTGCAACATCGTTCGCACCAAAGCCAATCCATTGGCCTCCCTCTGATTCATCTTTCCCGCTCTCACCAGCGGACACCCAGCAGCTTTGAAGTCCCCCGCAGTTGACCCGAGATCCCTTGGTGTGACTGACGCCCCCTGATGGATTCGAACCATCGACCGACTGCTTAGAAGGCAGTTGCTCTATCCAGCTGAGCTAAGGGAGCAAGCCAACGCATTTTGACAGGCAAGTCCAAAGTGTCTGGATCTTGGCGTCTCAGACCTCCTAAGGTGATGGGCTCCTGATTGGCATCAATGGCGCCGCGTCGTCTCAGCGACAGCGAGAAGCAGGATCTGGTGGGCCGCTACAAGGCCGGAGAGTCCACATCAGCTTTGGCTGAGGCCTACGGCTGCAGTCCCAATACCGTCAGCCGCACGGTTAAATCACTGTTGCCTGCTGATGCCTATGCCGCGCTGAAGGCCAGTCGTCTCAAGGGGTCTACCGCTTCCCCTCAGGCAGATTCAGAGGTTCAGGCTGAACCGGAGCCCCCTGCCGTTGCAACCACGGAGCAGGACCCTGTCGATGACTCCCCCAAAGACGACGACAGCAGCCTGGCCCTGGATGATGCTGATGATTTCGGTGATGACACCGATGAGGAGCTCAACGACGACGACGACATCGGCCTCGTTGAAACGTTCACAGAGCTTGTGCCCCTCATCGGTGTTGGAGACCTCAGTGATCGACCGCTCAATCAGGCGCAACCGTTCTGTGTTGATCTGCTCCCCGACAGCGCCTACATGCTTGTCGACAAGGTGGTCGAGCTGGATGCGCGCCCCCTCAAGGAGTTCCCAGAGTTGGGCCTCCTTGACGACGCTGAGCAGGAACGTCAGGGGCTGTGCCTGTTTGCAAGCCCTCGAGCGGCCAAGCGTCAATGCGGGCGGACCCAGCGGGTGATCAAGGTGCCTGATACCGCTGTCTTTCAACGCACCAGCAGCTTCTTGCTGGCCCGAGGCATCACACGCCTCGTGTTGGACGGAACATTGATCGCGCTCGACGCCTGAACGCTCTTACTCGAAGCGATCGCGTTGATCGGGAAGCAGGACGGCAGCGCTTGTTCCGCCACTGATCACGCCGATCACCAGCGCGATGCCCACGAGAAATCCGGTCGGTAGTGGTACGGAGCGCTGCCCACCGAGTTGGAGCGCATGGCGATCCCCAAGGTTCTGCGCTCCAAGGCAAAGCAGCAGCAGCAGCAGCAAGCCACTCCCCAAGCTGATCACCAGCAGACGAAGGCGAATCAACACAGCACAACCGTCGACAAGCTCAGTTTGACGTGTCCTGGTGCAGGAGGGCATACAGCCGTCGTCTTGACAGACCTGTGGCCTGGGCCAGTTGCCGTGCG
The Synechococcus sp. PROS-U-1 DNA segment above includes these coding regions:
- a CDS encoding helix-turn-helix domain-containing protein; amino-acid sequence: MAPRRLSDSEKQDLVGRYKAGESTSALAEAYGCSPNTVSRTVKSLLPADAYAALKASRLKGSTASPQADSEVQAEPEPPAVATTEQDPVDDSPKDDDSSLALDDADDFGDDTDEELNDDDDIGLVETFTELVPLIGVGDLSDRPLNQAQPFCVDLLPDSAYMLVDKVVELDARPLKEFPELGLLDDAEQERQGLCLFASPRAAKRQCGRTQRVIKVPDTAVFQRTSSFLLARGITRLVLDGTLIALDA